One Alphaproteobacteria bacterium genomic window carries:
- a CDS encoding response regulator transcription factor: protein MRVLVIEDDSSTAKSIQLALKSEGFVVDATNIGEDGLEIVRHYEYDLLILDLMLPDIDGYEILRRMRSAQVSTPVLILSGLNEIDDKTKGLGFGADDYLTKPFNAQELIARVRAIIRRSKGHANSQIKIGRLTVDLTTKLAEVDGTTLRLTGREYAILELLAIRRGSTLSKEVFLNHLYGGMEEPEFKIIDVFICKLRKKLSDVLGRDDYIETVWGRGYVLREPSDENPAKPIHTISIKAVASN from the coding sequence ATGCGGGTACTCGTTATTGAAGACGACTCATCGACGGCAAAATCCATTCAATTGGCACTAAAGTCAGAGGGATTCGTGGTCGATGCAACAAACATAGGTGAAGATGGTCTGGAGATCGTCCGTCACTATGAATATGATCTTTTGATTCTTGATTTAATGCTTCCTGACATTGACGGGTATGAAATTTTACGCCGGATGCGCTCTGCCCAAGTATCAACTCCTGTACTCATTCTATCGGGTCTTAACGAAATTGATGATAAGACAAAAGGATTAGGCTTTGGCGCCGACGATTATTTGACAAAACCATTCAACGCCCAAGAGCTTATTGCCCGTGTGCGCGCTATTATTCGCCGCTCAAAAGGACATGCCAACTCTCAAATTAAGATTGGACGCTTGACGGTGGATCTCACAACAAAGTTAGCAGAAGTTGATGGAACAACACTGCGTCTCACCGGACGTGAGTATGCTATTCTGGAACTTCTGGCTATTCGGCGAGGCTCAACGCTCTCCAAAGAGGTTTTTCTGAACCATCTTTACGGAGGCATGGAAGAACCTGAGTTCAAAATCATTGATGTTTTCATTTGTAAATTGCGCAAAAAACTCTCTGATGTATTGGGGCGCGATGACTATATTGAGACCGTTTGGGGGCGCGGGTATGTATTGCGCGAACCATCTGATGAAAACCCCGCCAAACCTATCCATACGATTTCCATAAAGGCCGTTGCATCAAACTAA
- a CDS encoding ATP-dependent zinc metalloprotease FtsH — MKRYDQMRVDLENKTIQSVEIDNEAGIATIFPSAAPTSPYQVTIFRNDGNLLKMLQETSTPFSIKADNRSPNYLLALLSWLPIILMVGAWVYFIRQMNAGGNGAMGFGKSRAKMLNQPSGRVLFADVAGADEAKEEVQEIVDFLRDPRKFQRLGGRIPKGVLLIGPPGTGKTLLGRAIAGEANVPFFSISGSDFVEMFVGVGASRVRDMFEQAKKNAPCIVFVDEIDAVGRHRGAGHGGGNDEREQTLNQLLVEMDGFESNEGVILLAATNRPDVLDPALIRPGRFDRQVTVPLPDVTGRAAILKVHLAKITMTEGIDPHIIARGTPGFSGADLANLVNEAALLAARRNKRLVTMAELEEAKDKVLMGPERRSTAIGEEEKKLTAYHEAGHAITALHVAGSHPIHKATIIPRGRSLGMVMRLPEKDRYSETHEELIADLVVAMGGRVAEEMIFGKNKVTTGASSDIQMATRLAQAMVTEWGMSKSLGPLNYSDRENARFYRPVSDRTSHEIENEVRALVEDGHKQATAILKKNKHQLETLAQALIEFETLSGSEINDLLTNGQRPSRLSASTAPKESERSSLGDILKNADKKTRPTKTADAETKKPTAKRKPSK; from the coding sequence ATGAAACGCTATGACCAAATGCGTGTAGACCTGGAAAATAAAACGATTCAATCCGTGGAAATTGACAACGAAGCCGGTATAGCCACCATTTTCCCCAGTGCAGCGCCGACATCTCCTTATCAGGTGACGATTTTCCGCAATGATGGGAATCTGTTAAAAATGCTGCAAGAAACAAGCACCCCCTTCAGTATTAAAGCCGATAATCGCTCCCCTAATTATTTACTGGCTCTCCTATCATGGCTGCCCATCATTCTTATGGTTGGCGCGTGGGTTTATTTTATTCGCCAGATGAACGCCGGTGGAAATGGGGCTATGGGATTTGGAAAATCGCGGGCAAAAATGCTGAACCAGCCCTCTGGTCGCGTTCTTTTTGCTGATGTGGCTGGTGCTGACGAAGCAAAAGAAGAAGTCCAGGAAATTGTGGATTTTTTACGGGATCCTCGAAAGTTTCAACGGCTCGGGGGCAGGATCCCCAAGGGTGTTCTCCTGATTGGCCCACCAGGTACAGGCAAAACCCTCTTGGGTAGGGCCATTGCAGGCGAAGCCAATGTGCCATTCTTCTCAATCTCTGGTTCTGATTTCGTTGAAATGTTTGTGGGGGTGGGCGCAAGTCGTGTACGTGATATGTTCGAACAAGCAAAAAAAAATGCTCCTTGTATCGTGTTTGTCGATGAAATTGATGCTGTTGGTCGCCATCGGGGTGCCGGCCATGGCGGCGGCAACGACGAGCGCGAACAAACCCTGAACCAACTTCTTGTGGAGATGGATGGGTTCGAGTCCAATGAAGGGGTTATTTTGCTTGCTGCAACCAACCGTCCGGATGTTCTTGATCCTGCGCTTATACGCCCAGGGCGCTTTGATCGCCAGGTAACGGTTCCTCTCCCTGACGTAACCGGCAGAGCGGCTATCTTGAAGGTTCATCTTGCAAAAATAACAATGACTGAGGGGATTGATCCGCATATCATTGCTCGGGGTACCCCTGGTTTTTCTGGCGCAGACCTCGCCAATCTTGTCAATGAGGCAGCCTTACTCGCGGCACGGCGTAACAAAAGGCTTGTTACGATGGCAGAACTGGAAGAAGCCAAAGATAAGGTTCTCATGGGGCCAGAGAGACGCTCAACTGCTATTGGTGAGGAAGAAAAAAAACTCACCGCGTATCACGAAGCCGGACACGCAATTACAGCCCTGCATGTGGCGGGCTCACACCCTATACACAAAGCAACAATTATTCCGCGGGGTCGTTCGCTCGGGATGGTCATGCGCCTACCTGAAAAAGATCGCTACTCAGAAACCCACGAAGAGCTTATTGCTGATCTTGTGGTTGCTATGGGTGGGCGTGTTGCTGAAGAAATGATTTTTGGCAAAAACAAGGTAACCACAGGAGCATCAAGCGATATTCAAATGGCTACGCGGCTGGCTCAAGCCATGGTTACTGAATGGGGAATGAGCAAAAGTTTAGGCCCTCTTAATTATAGTGACAGAGAAAATGCGCGCTTTTACAGGCCTGTTTCTGATCGCACGAGCCATGAAATTGAAAATGAGGTGCGCGCTCTTGTAGAAGATGGGCATAAGCAAGCAACTGCTATTTTGAAAAAGAACAAGCACCAACTAGAAACGTTGGCGCAGGCTCTAATCGAATTTGAAACACTTTCAGGAAGCGAGATTAACGACCTCCTCACCAACGGTCAGAGGCCTTCTCGTCTTTCTGCATCAACCGCTCCAAAGGAAAGTGAACGTTCTTCGCTTGGTGATATTTTAAAAAACGCTGATAAAAAAACCCGCCCCACAAAAACGGCCGATGCAGAGACAAAAAAGCCTACAGCAAAAAGAAAACCCTCGAAATAG